TTCAAAATATCTGAATTCATTTAAACTACCTGACTTCAAGAATTTCTTGCCacttcaaagaaataaataaatacctatttACCAATAGAAGCTGAGCTCATCTGTTTCATGTGAGCTTCTATAACAGAAGGATCTCTAGAGCTGTAAGGCCCAAGTTCAGGATAGAAGCTGGATCCAATATCTTCTGGAGGACTGTGTCTTCCATTTGGATAACCACTTGCAATTTTGGGATCCCAGTGTGTCAACAAAGGATGGTTCCAGTGAATATATTTTCCATCAAACTGTGGAGTCCCAAACCAGCTGTAGTAAAACACATGGAAGTTGTAATTAAGAGATGGGAAATCTTCTTCCCGTTTCCCTACAGAAACTGTTGAGGCTTTGATATTCATACTCAGAGTGTGGAGATTGTTACTCTGTGTGAAGCTATCTTCTTTAGCATGCTTCatgctgaatttattttttaaatgtgtggtCCGTTGCTGAAAATCTGGTAAAAGGCCAATACCAAATGGATCTCCAAACACAGCTCTTTCAGGTCTCAGATTTTTCAAGGCCATCATTatggagcaaataaataaaataaaaagtaacaaaatgaTGCACGTTCTTCTGCGAAATCTTGCCATGATGACATGGTAGTTCAAGACACACGTAGGAGACTTCAAGCTGTCagtaagcaaaagaaaaaatgttagAGTTCTAAATGTTGCAAGCAATTGAGTAATGTTCACAAACTAACTCATAAGGCTTCAAAGCCCTATAGAGATAATAAGAAATAAGGCAGTAACTATAGCAGATATAGGAATGAGATACAATAATGATGCGACAGAAGCAAAGTATAATGGGAggtcaagaaaaaaggaggcacTGAAATGATTGAAGTGAGGGCCAGATATTCTTGAACCCACAGTCAGTGACAAGGGAGTCTTCCTTCAGCTTTGTAACCTAAGACTAATTTGCACAGATAATTACAATTCCTATTGCTACAGAATACTTACAAATCTGAAAATTTTAGATTGTTGCCCAGAAATATGATAATAAACCTTAGAGTGAAGTTGAAAATTGTATGATGTTTCATCTCATGACTTAACTAAAGTTTAATAGAAAATTAAACAATAGCTGGGAACTGAAAACAAAGATTGTTCGACAAATGTATACCATGCAATTTCtcctaaaataataaaatgcaagagGTCTCAGATGTTGATTCCATGA
The Pogona vitticeps strain Pit_001003342236 chromosome 1, PviZW2.1, whole genome shotgun sequence genome window above contains:
- the MANEA gene encoding glycoprotein endo-alpha-1,2-mannosidase isoform X2, encoding MARFRRRTCIILLLFILFICSIMMALKNLRPERAVFGDPFGIGLLPDFQQRTTHLKNKFSMKHAKEDSFTQSNNLHTLSMNIKASTVSVGKREEDFPSLNYNFHVFYYSWFGTPQFDGKYIHWNHPLLTHWDPKIASGYPNGRHSPPEDIGSSFYPELGPYSSRDPSVIEAHMKQMSSASIGVLALSWYPPGMADENGEPADGLVPTILDIAHKYRLKVTFHIEPYKDRDDRSMYNNIKYIIDRAAHLELLFVLQSTSGSTRLLGILSVLVAFFSEPEAVFRGSLRCLEFQGCCLRS